One Streptomyces sp. NBC_00536 genomic window carries:
- a CDS encoding condensation domain-containing protein translates to MTGTSGPRGPGPVLVVVREAGRPVAGAPLVFGVRGLRDDADAELFAARIAGRHREFQVTLECHGPGRHTLRLVPGAGAGAGVGAGAGAGAGGGPGPELLADLLGPHRAAGEPLELVGHQRELLWEAVTRQSGPDRHIEQLHWTWSGPLERARFAAAWQSVADREAVLRAAFDWTAVARLVLHPRADVDIVHRAHGEADWPGLLAADRLHGFALDRPPLLRLTLLHGRPGAPVRVLLTYHRALLDERGVHLLLREFYRAYLAGGVLPGGERRPDLRDHARWLARQSSEGARELWTRTGPPRHAATAVGRRGADTRQSGAGRLRRRLVEPYSSGLRSWAAARGAGESSALHVVWALLLYRAAGTGGPLRVSFGVQLGPRDIALPGAAGIPGVLGHPLPMTVRVDPAAPLAELLQQVRDALLDLAAYPWVSGDRIRAWIGRGDGEPPLTDTVVSFDHWPELPPGVRAELEGQGIEVDEPRPAGGGTSLPITLNARHERGGALALSAVYDRASLADEDASAALGQCVSLLRALAQMRDPGTTVGQALSLLAHVEVPAVAPDPPPVRRVVLRTLRAGGASADVICLVAVPGVVAGAYEVFARRYRGVGRVVVLWLPGLPGAGAVSVPPELDGLLVPVPGRRVFLCGCGPGAGAAQGLGEALVREPGRDLAVTVVMTGVADAEASAEALVRALAPVEASASASTPSR, encoded by the coding sequence ATGACCGGCACGTCGGGCCCCCGGGGCCCGGGGCCGGTCCTCGTCGTGGTGCGCGAGGCGGGGCGGCCGGTGGCCGGAGCCCCCCTCGTCTTCGGCGTGCGCGGGCTGCGCGACGACGCGGACGCCGAACTGTTCGCTGCCCGGATCGCCGGGCGGCACCGGGAGTTCCAGGTCACGCTGGAGTGCCACGGGCCGGGGCGGCACACGCTGCGGCTGGTTCCGGGTGCGGGTGCGGGTGCGGGCGTGGGTGCGGGTGCGGGTGCTGGTGCGGGTGGCGGGCCGGGGCCCGAGTTGCTCGCCGACCTGCTCGGTCCGCACCGGGCGGCCGGGGAGCCGCTCGAACTGGTCGGCCACCAGCGGGAACTGCTCTGGGAGGCGGTCACCCGGCAGAGCGGCCCCGACCGGCACATCGAGCAACTGCACTGGACCTGGTCCGGCCCGCTGGAACGGGCGCGCTTCGCCGCGGCCTGGCAGTCGGTGGCCGACCGGGAAGCGGTGCTGCGGGCCGCCTTCGACTGGACGGCGGTGGCCAGGCTCGTACTGCACCCGCGCGCCGACGTCGACATCGTCCACCGCGCGCACGGCGAGGCCGACTGGCCCGGGCTCCTCGCGGCCGACCGGCTGCACGGCTTCGCGCTGGACCGGCCGCCGCTGCTGCGGCTCACCCTGCTGCACGGGCGGCCGGGGGCGCCCGTACGCGTCCTGCTGACCTACCACCGGGCGCTGCTCGACGAGCGCGGGGTGCACCTGCTGCTGCGCGAGTTCTACCGGGCCTACCTGGCCGGCGGGGTGCTGCCCGGCGGGGAGCGCCGCCCCGACCTGCGCGACCACGCCCGCTGGCTGGCCCGGCAGAGCAGCGAGGGCGCGCGCGAACTGTGGACGCGGACCGGACCCCCGCGGCACGCCGCGACCGCGGTGGGCCGCCGGGGCGCCGACACCCGCCAGAGCGGGGCGGGGCGGCTGCGCAGGCGGCTCGTCGAGCCGTACAGCTCCGGGCTGCGCTCCTGGGCCGCGGCCCGGGGGGCCGGGGAGAGCAGCGCCCTGCACGTGGTGTGGGCGCTGCTGCTGTACCGGGCGGCGGGGACCGGCGGCCCGCTGCGGGTGAGCTTCGGGGTGCAGCTTGGGCCCCGGGACATCGCGCTGCCCGGAGCCGCGGGGATACCCGGCGTGCTCGGGCACCCGCTGCCGATGACGGTGCGCGTGGACCCGGCGGCCCCGCTGGCCGAGCTGCTCCAGCAGGTGCGGGACGCGCTGCTCGACCTGGCCGCGTACCCGTGGGTGTCCGGCGACCGGATCCGGGCGTGGATCGGGCGCGGTGACGGCGAGCCGCCGCTCACCGACACCGTCGTGTCCTTCGACCACTGGCCCGAACTCCCGCCGGGCGTACGGGCCGAACTGGAGGGACAGGGGATCGAGGTGGACGAGCCGCGGCCCGCGGGCGGCGGGACCAGCCTGCCGATCACGCTGAACGCGCGGCACGAGCGGGGCGGGGCGCTGGCGCTCAGCGCGGTGTACGACCGGGCGAGTCTGGCCGACGAGGACGCGTCGGCGGCGCTCGGGCAGTGCGTGAGCCTGTTGCGGGCGCTGGCGCAGATGCGGGATCCGGGGACGACGGTGGGGCAGGCGCTGTCGCTGCTGGCCCATGTCGAGGTCCCGGCCGTGGCTCCGGACCCGCCGCCGGTCCGGCGGGTCGTGCTGCGGACCCTGCGGGCGGGTGGGGCTTCGGCGGATGTGATCTGCCTGGTGGCGGTGCCGGGGGTGGTTGCGGGGGCGTACGAGGTGTTCGCGCGGCGGTATCGGGGGGTGGGGAGGGTGGTCGTGCTGTGGCTGCCGGGGCTTCCGGGGGCGGGGGCGGTTTCGGTTCCGCCGGAACTGGATGGCTTGCTTGTGCCCGTCCCCGGGCGGCGGGTGTTCCTGTGCGGGTGCGGGCCCGGGGCGGGGGCGGCGCAGGGGCTGGGGGAGGCGCTGGTCCGGGAGCCGGGGCGGGACTTGGCGGTGACGGTGGTGATGACGGGGGTCGCGGATGCGGAGGCTTCGGCGGAGGCGCTTGTGCGGGCGCTGGCCCCGGTGGAGGCCTCGGCGTCGGCCTCGACGCCCAGTCGGTAG
- a CDS encoding 4'-phosphopantetheinyl transferase family protein yields the protein MSAAAPGYGPGPAPLAVAGPDGPWDELGDRLDDDGRAVVCTTWGQWLTAALLDPGLRPLLGHDWPRYRQGPTAAGRMRFAVSRLVMKYTAASALNVPVGALDLGYRPGGRPVLRGLGGELEVSLAHTDELIVVGVSRTGPIGVDAEPVGRQISFELLREHVCTPAEDAELAALPEEERRVRLLRMWTLKEAYTKALGHGMRRSFAGFGFAYGAGAGSGDGAGAPQVVPGDDAGGRWSFATHLVQDRYLVSEAHRRVRAGSAPKSVPETAPPVDAGSRSGAGPLEERGPEPLGLLRFLDR from the coding sequence GTGAGCGCGGCGGCGCCCGGCTACGGGCCGGGGCCCGCGCCGCTGGCGGTCGCCGGGCCCGACGGGCCGTGGGACGAGCTGGGCGACCGGCTCGACGACGACGGCCGGGCGGTCGTCTGCACCACCTGGGGCCAGTGGCTGACGGCCGCGCTGCTGGATCCGGGGCTGCGGCCGCTGCTCGGGCACGACTGGCCGCGCTACCGGCAGGGGCCGACGGCGGCCGGGCGGATGCGGTTCGCGGTGTCCCGGCTGGTGATGAAGTACACCGCCGCGAGCGCGCTGAACGTACCCGTGGGCGCCCTCGACCTCGGCTACCGGCCCGGCGGGCGGCCCGTCCTGCGCGGGCTCGGCGGCGAGCTGGAGGTGAGCCTGGCGCACACCGACGAGCTGATCGTGGTCGGGGTGAGCCGGACCGGGCCGATCGGGGTGGACGCGGAGCCGGTGGGGCGGCAGATCTCCTTCGAGCTGCTGCGCGAGCACGTGTGCACCCCGGCGGAGGACGCGGAGCTGGCCGCGCTGCCCGAAGAGGAGCGCCGGGTGCGGCTGTTGCGCATGTGGACCTTGAAGGAGGCGTACACGAAGGCGCTCGGGCACGGGATGCGGCGGAGCTTCGCCGGGTTCGGGTTCGCGTACGGGGCCGGGGCGGGTTCCGGGGACGGGGCCGGTGCGCCGCAGGTCGTGCCGGGCGATGACGCGGGCGGGCGGTGGAGCTTCGCCACGCATCTCGTCCAGGACCGCTATCTCGTCAGCGAGGCGCACCGGCGGGTACGGGCGGGCTCGGCGCCGAAGTCTGTGCCGGAGACCGCGCCGCCGGTCGACGCCGGTTCGCGGAGCGGTGCAGGTCCGCTTGAGGAAAGGGGCCCCGAACCGCTGGGCCTACTACGCTTTTTGGACCGGTAA
- a CDS encoding aromatase/cyclase, with translation MSSQRVHASEQTAWVAAPAGVVYGLLADAVRWPLLLPSPVHVERMDFDGEHERLRLWDVAGDRVRSFHLRRVLRPHARAVDFEQEDTARLGVPVSGTWTVEPKGDTESLVTLVQRRTLVGLPAAESERSQREWQAELDAQLAHLKEAAERWERMDRLLLSFEDSVHVQGPAELVYDFLYRIGDWSESVPHVEWSSVIEDVPGVQVAVLDTCAAPGGRTVSTRAVRLCFPSAARIVHKELVTPELIAAHSGEWSLVPDEDGVRVVCAQQVMLNEEAVERVLGEGTSLAEARRYVRAWLGRASEEVLGLAKWHAQSAVRRLR, from the coding sequence ATGTCGTCGCAGCGTGTGCACGCGAGCGAGCAGACGGCGTGGGTGGCCGCCCCGGCCGGCGTGGTCTACGGACTGCTGGCCGACGCCGTGCGCTGGCCCCTCCTGCTGCCCTCCCCCGTGCACGTCGAACGGATGGACTTCGACGGCGAGCACGAACGCCTGCGGCTCTGGGACGTGGCCGGGGACCGGGTCCGGTCCTTCCACCTCCGGCGCGTGCTGCGCCCCCACGCCCGCGCGGTCGACTTCGAGCAGGAGGACACCGCCCGCCTGGGCGTGCCCGTGTCCGGGACCTGGACGGTCGAACCGAAGGGCGATACGGAGTCACTGGTGACCCTGGTCCAACGGCGCACCCTGGTGGGGTTGCCCGCCGCCGAGAGCGAACGCAGCCAGCGGGAGTGGCAGGCGGAGCTGGACGCGCAGCTCGCGCACCTCAAGGAGGCCGCCGAACGCTGGGAGCGGATGGACCGGCTGCTGCTCTCCTTCGAGGACAGCGTGCACGTCCAGGGCCCGGCCGAGCTGGTCTACGACTTCCTCTACCGGATCGGGGACTGGAGCGAATCCGTCCCGCACGTGGAGTGGTCCAGCGTCATCGAGGACGTGCCGGGCGTGCAGGTCGCCGTCCTGGACACCTGCGCCGCGCCCGGCGGGCGGACGGTCTCCACGCGGGCGGTGCGGCTGTGTTTCCCCTCGGCCGCGCGGATCGTCCACAAGGAGCTGGTCACCCCCGAACTGATCGCCGCGCACAGCGGCGAATGGTCCCTGGTGCCGGACGAGGACGGGGTCCGGGTGGTCTGTGCGCAGCAGGTGATGCTGAACGAGGAGGCCGTCGAGCGGGTGCTGGGAGAGGGGACGAGCCTCGCGGAGGCCCGCCGGTACGTGCGCGCGTGGCTGGGGCGGGCCTCCGAAGAGGTGCTGGGGCTGGCCAAGTGGCACGCGCAGAGCGCCGTACGCAGGTTGCGATGA
- a CDS encoding helix-turn-helix domain-containing protein — protein MLRQPAFGHRLKKLRMARGLSQTALAGEGMSTGYLSRLESGARQPTERAVNYLAGRLGIEAADFEEPVTGSLAHALTLAASTGSSDAIEELRQALAAEAHESPVLRWQALWLLAQADRLQGDHAGERERLTRLVALGDEVGVTELRVRGLTRLARCLRSLGDITPALDAAVEAHRLALGEELGVEDRATALLALISVQAEAGRIGEARTHADELTALVEGRTDALWAEAMWTAAAVRMRQGDYAGAQACLEEALERFSSQEDLVLWLRLRLAAARLHLQRLPADPEQAQRRAAEAEAALAFVGTPALRQDLTALKADLAFATARYDDARALLGELAGDAPRMTYRDQVRLEMLRHQLLILGGDPAGIQGLRTLAQQAQEDANIDLAAEIWRMLADALAESSRSSA, from the coding sequence ATGCTGCGACAGCCCGCGTTCGGACACCGCCTGAAGAAGTTGAGGATGGCCCGGGGCCTGTCCCAGACCGCGCTCGCGGGGGAGGGCATGTCCACCGGCTATCTGTCCCGGCTGGAGTCCGGTGCCCGGCAGCCCACCGAACGGGCTGTCAACTATCTTGCGGGGCGGCTCGGGATCGAGGCTGCTGACTTTGAGGAGCCTGTTACCGGGTCGCTGGCCCATGCGCTCACCCTTGCCGCGTCCACCGGATCCAGTGACGCCATCGAGGAACTGCGCCAGGCGCTGGCCGCCGAGGCGCACGAGAGTCCCGTACTGCGCTGGCAGGCCCTGTGGCTGCTCGCGCAGGCCGACCGGCTCCAGGGTGACCACGCGGGCGAGCGCGAGCGGCTCACCCGGCTCGTCGCGCTCGGCGACGAGGTCGGCGTCACCGAGCTGCGCGTGCGCGGGCTGACCCGGCTCGCCCGCTGCCTGCGCTCCCTCGGTGACATCACCCCGGCCCTCGACGCGGCCGTCGAGGCCCACCGCCTCGCGCTCGGTGAGGAACTGGGCGTGGAGGACCGGGCCACCGCCCTGCTGGCGCTGATCTCCGTACAGGCGGAGGCGGGCCGCATCGGCGAGGCCCGGACGCACGCCGACGAACTGACCGCGCTGGTGGAGGGACGTACGGACGCGCTGTGGGCGGAGGCCATGTGGACGGCCGCCGCCGTACGGATGCGGCAGGGCGATTACGCCGGTGCGCAGGCCTGTTTGGAGGAAGCCCTGGAACGTTTCAGCAGCCAGGAAGACCTGGTGCTGTGGCTCCGTCTGCGCCTCGCCGCCGCCCGGCTGCACCTGCAACGGCTGCCCGCCGACCCCGAACAGGCGCAGCGGCGGGCCGCCGAGGCGGAGGCCGCCCTCGCCTTCGTCGGCACCCCCGCGCTGCGTCAGGACCTGACCGCGCTCAAGGCCGATCTGGCCTTCGCCACCGCCCGCTACGACGACGCGCGCGCCCTCCTCGGCGAACTGGCCGGGGACGCGCCGAGGATGACGTACCGCGACCAGGTCCGGCTGGAGATGCTCCGCCACCAGCTGCTGATACTCGGCGGCGACCCGGCCGGCATCCAGGGCCTGCGCACCCTGGCCCAGCAGGCCCAGGAGGACGCCAACATCGACCTGGCCGCCGAGATCTGGCGGATGCTCGCGGACGCCCTGGCCGAGAGCAGCCGGTCTTCCGCCTGA
- a CDS encoding FAD-dependent monooxygenase → MPRSSGTGARVLIVGAGPAGLTAAHELARRGLRVRVVDAGGGPGRVGGGRGGGVPGRVSGGRGGGAVTLHPRTLEVFDQMGVVGPVLEQGRRNRAFTMTAGGGRPVRLDADYGSTPTRYPYTVLIEQARTEAVLRRAVARLGVRVEWGVRLTSLDQDEDGVRAHLEHLGGRREVCAVPWLVGCDGADSTVRARLRLPGVEGGVETWEMADAVVGGIAGGAAGGLVQDSVHWVHTGGQALLMIPHRRAGHWRLLDSAPADAVRDGRPVELRLSEKLSAGLGREVRVGVPLWSAVHTFRGAVATRMGEGRCFVAGDAAHVYGPASGQGLNTGVQDAYNLAWKLAMVEQGWTGRELLRTYEEERVPVARALLGAAQRTGVLAQVTNAMAGAALPAVMGVVRGTGLLHRAIQRKVLGDMSGLGQAYGGRPGGLGGGRRVVAEGIRGELRDVRWSLLYVPEGTGEAVEVAREAAGRYAGWLSVRAISGAGGGTGAGAGVGARSGVGPRALADPGGRVRGALALAAGGWLLVRPDGYTAGGGTELTEAELAGAVAPLGVGRVSRGRGAPAGRGVWAG, encoded by the coding sequence ATGCCGCGGAGCAGCGGGACGGGCGCACGGGTACTGATCGTCGGGGCCGGGCCGGCCGGGCTGACCGCCGCGCACGAACTGGCCCGCAGGGGTCTGCGGGTCCGGGTGGTCGACGCGGGTGGTGGGCCGGGGCGTGTGGGTGGTGGGCGCGGGGGCGGTGTGCCGGGGCGCGTGAGTGGTGGCCGTGGGGGCGGGGCCGTCACGCTGCATCCGCGGACGCTGGAGGTTTTCGACCAGATGGGTGTGGTGGGCCCCGTACTGGAACAGGGGCGCCGCAACCGGGCGTTCACGATGACCGCGGGGGGTGGTCGGCCGGTCCGGCTCGACGCCGACTACGGCTCGACGCCCACCCGGTACCCGTACACCGTGCTCATCGAGCAGGCCCGTACCGAGGCCGTCCTGCGCAGGGCGGTGGCGCGGCTCGGGGTCCGGGTGGAGTGGGGCGTGCGGCTGACGTCCCTGGACCAGGACGAAGACGGCGTACGGGCGCACCTGGAGCATCTCGGCGGGCGGCGGGAGGTCTGCGCCGTGCCCTGGCTGGTCGGCTGCGACGGAGCGGACAGCACGGTCCGGGCCCGGCTGCGGCTGCCGGGTGTGGAGGGGGGCGTCGAGACGTGGGAGATGGCGGATGCGGTGGTGGGTGGGATTGCTGGTGGGGCTGCTGGTGGGCTTGTGCAGGACAGTGTGCACTGGGTGCACACCGGGGGGCAGGCGTTGTTGATGATTCCTCATCGGCGCGCCGGACACTGGCGGCTGCTGGACTCCGCGCCCGCCGATGCGGTCCGGGACGGGCGGCCGGTGGAACTGCGGCTGTCCGAGAAGCTGTCGGCCGGGCTGGGGCGCGAGGTCAGGGTGGGCGTGCCGCTCTGGAGCGCCGTGCACACCTTCCGGGGGGCGGTGGCCACGCGGATGGGCGAGGGCCGGTGCTTCGTCGCCGGGGACGCGGCGCATGTGTACGGGCCCGCGTCCGGGCAGGGTCTCAACACCGGGGTGCAGGACGCGTACAACCTGGCCTGGAAGCTGGCCATGGTCGAACAGGGCTGGACGGGGCGGGAGTTGCTCCGTACGTACGAGGAGGAACGGGTGCCGGTGGCGCGGGCGCTCCTCGGGGCGGCGCAGCGGACGGGGGTGCTGGCGCAGGTCACGAACGCGATGGCGGGGGCGGCGTTGCCGGCCGTCATGGGTGTCGTACGCGGCACCGGGCTGCTGCACCGGGCCATCCAGCGGAAGGTGCTCGGCGACATGTCGGGGCTCGGGCAGGCGTACGGGGGGCGGCCCGGCGGGCTCGGGGGCGGTCGGCGGGTCGTCGCGGAGGGGATCCGGGGGGAACTGCGGGACGTGCGGTGGTCGTTGCTGTACGTACCGGAGGGCACCGGTGAGGCGGTGGAGGTGGCGCGGGAGGCTGCGGGGCGGTATGCGGGGTGGTTGTCGGTGCGGGCGATTTCCGGGGCGGGCGGGGGAACTGGGGCGGGGGCGGGGGTGGGGGCGAGGTCCGGGGTGGGGCCGCGGGCGCTGGCGGATCCTGGGGGGCGTGTGCGGGGGGCGCTGGCGCTGGCCGCGGGGGGTTGGCTCCTGGTCCGGCCGGACGGGTACACGGCGGGGGGTGGGACCGAGCTGACGGAGGCGGAGTTGGCGGGGGCGGTGGCTCCGCTGGGGGTGGGCCGTGTTTCGCGGGGGAGGGGGGCTCCGGCGGGGCGGGGGGTTTGGGCTGGGTGA